In the Drosophila biarmipes strain raj3 chromosome X, RU_DBia_V1.1, whole genome shotgun sequence genome, one interval contains:
- the LOC108023359 gene encoding O-acyltransferase like protein — protein MLIVLLLIQTVAVLGDGGGGGCGPRSLLMDLVELVPSVQNTTLSQCEEQLVDLGRAWQDQQSWALKAVDASGEGFSNFMMGQSTWLGNRFTCRAVNEPVLQDMTIRNERLLRQVAPMEFHYLVAYLQSNSPWQLRVTLKRSPLLHIGLCLPRTCGVPEVEQLIRRSLEAGSSFRCWDMDAQLVYAKKPELKAHFLDSGAVHLLLLVVGGTLLVTLLALSGLWHSRFLACFDLASNWQLAWKPANPSQENRPINGLRVLTAFSLVGVHVIWYKYFSVDPSAEMLNKLVSMTMRHTYWPSMVEIFFVISGYLTVLNFLKDEQLQQAIANDGLWGNGRRYLEQFVHRYCRLAPLQFVVMLAGVVMVEYQRQVSVLHITDPQDELCRRNSLHNVLFIQNLFPIGEMCGSWTWSLGCDMQLHMLAMLLLFAHGRHPRAVRWITYLLLVVSALISSVLMEIKGVGANFEELYHTNEWSYMSPLIRMLAYIIGGLYAYTHVRGLETPFDLFMPNRWVRLGSLLVVGCLAKLVNADPLPATSVVVIFMVILRVMVTTLASHLILCGTKADTSDSWAPTRWLLALLESEQVQRVSRFTYAIYLLNPLVIMYFYHSFSDAVSPDTTMMIIFTISCSAICYALGIVFTVLFEIPYNRLTKLLTSSRASPKKST, from the exons ATGCTCATCGTGTTGCTCCTGATCCAAACGGTCGCCGTGCTCGGCGATGGAGGCGGCGGAGGCTGTGGGCCGAGATCCCTGCTCATGGACCTGGTGGAGTTGGTTCCCTCAGTCCAGAACACCACACTGTCCCAGTGCGAGGAGCAGCTGGTGGATCTGGGAAGAGCCTGGCAGGATCAGCAGTCCTGGGCGCTCAAGG CTGTGGACGCCTCCGGCGAGGGCTTCTCCAACTTCATGATGGGCCAGAGCACCTGGCTGGGCAACCGGTTCACCTGCCGCGCCGTCAACGAGCCGGTGCTCCAGGACATGACCATCAGAAATGAGCGTCTTCTGCGCCAAGTGGCGCCCATGGAGTTCCACTACTTGGTGGCCTACCTGCAGTCCAACTCGCCGTGGCAGCTGCGCGTGACCCTCAAGCGGAGTCCCCTGCTGCACATTGGCCTCTGTCTGCCCAGGACCTGCGGCGTCCCGGAGGTGGAGCAGCTTATCCGGCGGTCCCTGGAGGCGGGCAGCTCCTTCCGGTGCTGGGACATGGACGCCCAGCTGGTCTATGCCAAGAAGCCCGAATTGAAAGCCCACTTCTTGGACAGCGGCGCTGTGCACCTGCTCCTTCTGGTGGTGGGTGGAACCCTGCTGGTAACTCTTCTGGCCCTGAGCGGCCTGTGGCATTCCCGCTTCCTGGCCTGCTTCGATCTGGCCAGCAACTGGCAGCTGGCCTGGAAGCCGGCCAATCCCAGCCAGGAGAATAGACCCATCAACGGCCTGAGAGTGCTCACCGCCTTCTCCCTGGTCGGCGTCCACGTGATCTGGTACAAGTACTTCTCCGTGGACCCCTCCGCCGAGATGCTCAACAAGCTGGTGTCGATGACCATGCGGCACACCTACTGGCCCAGCATGGTGGAGATCTTCTTTGTGATCAG TGGCTACCTGACGGTCCTGAACTTCCTGAAGGacgagcagctgcagcaggcgATAGCCAACGACGGGCTCTGGGGCAATGGGCGTCGCTACCTGGAGCAGTTCGTCCATCGCTACTGCCGCCTGGCTCCGCTGCAGTTCGTCGTGATGCTGGCCGGCGTGGTGATGGTGGAGTACCAGCGCCAGGTGTCCGTGCTGCACATCACCGATCCGCAGGACGAGCTGTGCCGGCGCAACTCGCTGCACAACGTGCTGTTCATCCAGAACCTGTTTCCCATCGGCGAAATGTGCGGATCGTGGACCTGGTCGCTGGGCTGCGACATGCAGCTCCACATGCTGGCAATGCTGCTGCTCTTCGCCCACGGCAGGCACCCCAGGGCGGTCAGGTGGATAACCTACCTGCTCCTGGTGGTCAGCGCCCTGATCTCGAGCGTCCTCATGGAGATCAAGGGCGTGGGCGCCAATTTCGAGGAGCTGTACCACACCAACGAGTGGTCCTACATGAGTCCGCTGATCCGCATGCTGGCCTACATAATCGGGGGCTTGTATGCCTACACACATGTCAGGGGTCTGGAAACGCCCTTCGACCTGTTCATGCCCAATCGCTGGGTCAGGCTGGGATCCCTTCTTGTGGTCGGCTGCCTGGCCAAGCTGGTGAACGCGGATCCATTGCCGGCGACCAGTGTGGTCGTCATCTTCATGGTCATTCTGCGCGTCATGGTGACCACGCTGGCCAGCCACCTCATCCTCTGCGGCACCAAGGCCGACACCAGCGACTCCTGGGCCCCCACCCGCTGGCTCCTGGCGCTCCTGGAGTCGGAGCAGGTGCAGCGCGTCAGCCGGTTCACCTATGCCATCTACCTGCTGAACCCCCTGGTCATCATGTACTTCTACCACTCCTTCAGCGATGCAGTGAGTCCGGACACCACCATGATG ATAATTTTCACCATTTCCTGCTCGGCGATCTGCTACGCATTGGGGATCGTATTCACCGTGCTCTTTGAGATCCCCTACAACCGGCTGACCAAGCTGCTGACCTCCTCCAGAGCCTCGCCGAAGAAGAGCACGTAG
- the LOC108023497 gene encoding uncharacterized protein LOC108023497 isoform X2 translates to MALSKTIKSKAGAKDEQNELVEFEPKDDEESNEATASNCDTEAITKEEEWITKRKTELTTTRQIETRVKRNVKLQDGKVIEDSGPIVSTNTTEDTDKQETETTEKRDLDLPDDLDGNAQLIDVAALQAGAANETQLAQIQEVFGPAEGAGKLVKRMVPRPVDGLVRQTDDKRVISHEEIKDYLETEDVQHHGDFTDQTYVNAVRDGVEDLEAVLCSPESQRQLVPLGPQVVANRSKSRKTIDSEDTQKRCLAQEDGTLVTESRRTTEHELIIDDELPDPPSAANASDERRLQLQVGEQVTTTAANQRFFRQRDEQHVDVLANGRLHSTEMRYAAETTQMDKDGPADLERPGDWDSLSDRMRKLRRSQQQQQKEVALLADRKDALTKRPLDFDREEETRKGETMKWLESHFGSESTASNDSRDDEADAEVEPTKKSYFNVTIKSQSQPQGQAQAHIHAQSHLATQQHPHPQHLSLAHHPQTLPRSAERERERERERERERDRHPLAMTTSATLERKPPSNAAGGGRSKYFQGISNWSERKDPGPPVNHFSSKAFRDDLQETIRRNGLKKKISGPGSSQGSALAQESSMPPPKDSYVSREDILQQKRQSLSSQFLARSMRGSRDALDDLEAIPGPGPGPGPSMISPRAEEPSHKRVAYGHRGSNSGSHTNGHVVNGVTPVLVNGRGKSYEPPAPPPAAVPPLEHGSQLGLNPRPTVPQRRRAIEKKLGEHSHSQHSHASHTSHTGHLGVKSQAPLPSQVSHLEPPPDYSPPPRSRSRSSSPQVDYLMTREVPASTMTLSRKQQQRTRFAPTSSYPPATGGGGSLRPPGATSASTSNLSAMSAGGGHGGSTSKSSRMGQVIGNSLRKLVSKIRSASAERKFRMKSAASKSREQSPSPGHDPRGVGPPVTTYQQYNVIDGHIGSHDSEDSNSDNQRRRERERERERERERERERERERERERERDRERDPPKQEGSSSRLNFKRAESADPQLQHLEQAISPRQRYYLGEDPYSSTLYGKENLYERRPRQRNMERPDERMERLEREDDYYESRAPPPVTAAHTLGRYQKHGQRFSGSTPNLHQQQQDYRSAQTLPRKLHEQRSQRFGSALEKQPAPGRGSYLPAPGHQQQQQQPRGMPHNHNQSLNPSAGGSPSPNPVQPQGPAKPARTYAKVLNRSKSFNVHGMNGSNDPSPIYIEKLTRNNYQTRQEPAFSYGLGQGPNANYKSNPHLFSGKDNSLKGGLKSPSIVNLISRSQKDLTKIAGGDEDDGGYPEPDKKQLYLRGLHQQAPDLYRVIHGDEEYGGSRKYPLQAKYSLDSRSPPSVELNKDTASIVRRGSEVEPLHHQQQHHHHHHIQSHQQQNLRRGSGATIIELRTAAGGHRK, encoded by the exons AGGAGTGGATTACGAAGCGCAAGACAGAACTCACAACTACCAGACAGATCGAGACGAGGGTGAAGCGGAATGTGAAGCTGCAGGACGGCAAGGTGATCGAGGACTCGGGCCCCATTGTGTCCACCAACACGACCGAGGACACCGACAAGCAGGAAACGGAAACCACCGAG AAACGCGACCTTGACCTCCCGGATGACCTCGATGGCAACGCCCAGCTGATCGACGTGGCCGCCCTGCAGGCGGGCGCCGCGAACGAGACGCAGTTGGCCCAAATCCAAGAGGTCTTTGGACCGGCGGAGGGAGCCGGCAAACTGGTCAAGCGCATGGTTCCGCGCCCGGTGGACGGGCTGGTGCGTCAGACGGACGACAAGCGGGTCATCTCGCACGAGGAGATCAAGGACTACCTCGAAACGGAGGACGTCCAGCACCACGGCGACTTCACAGATCAG ACCTACGTGAACGCAGTTCGCGACGGAGTCGAGGACCTCGAGGCCGTCCTCTGTTCGCCGGAGAGCCAGCGACAGCTGGTGCCGCTCGGACCACAGGTGGTGGCCAACCGGAGCAAGTCCCGCAAGACGATCGACTCGGAGGACACGCAGAAGCGCTGTCTGGCCCAGGAGGACGGCACCCTGGTCACCGAGAGCCGACGGACCACCGAGCACGAGCTTATCATCGACGACGAGCTGCCCGATCCGCCGTCCGCCGCCAACGCATCCGATGAACGCCGTCTGCAGCTGCAGGTGGGCGAGCAGGTGACCACCACGGCCGCCAACCAGCGGTTCTTCCGCCAGCGGGACGAGCAGCATGTGGACGTGCTAGCCAACGGCCGGCTCCATTCCACCGAGATGCGCTACGCCGCCGAGACCACGCAGATGGACAAGGACGGGCCCGCCGACCTGGAGCGCCCGGGCGACTGGGACAGCCTTTCCGACCGGATGCGCAAGCTCCGTCgctcccagcagcagcagcagaagg AGGTGGCCCTGCTGGCGGATCGCAAGGATGCGCTCACCAAGCGACCCCTGGACTTCGATCGCGAGGAGGAGACGCGCAAGGGCGAGACCATGAAGTGGCTGGAGTCGCACTTCGGCAGCGAGTCCACCGCCTCCAACGATTCCCGCGACGACGAGGCGGACGCGGAGGTGGAGCCCACCAAGAAGAGCTACTTCAACGTGACGATCAAGTCGCAGAGCCAGCCGCAGGGACAGGCGCAGGCGCACATCCACGCCCAGTCGCACCTGGCCACCCAGCaacatccgcatccgcagcACCTCTCCCTTGCCCATCATCCCCAGACGCTGCCCAGGAGCGCCGAGCGCGAGAGGGAGCGGGAAAGGGAGAGGGAGCGCGAAAGGGACCGCCATCCACTGGCCATGACCACATCCGCCACGCTTGAGCGGAAGCCCCCGTCCAATGCGGCAGGCGGCGGCCGCTCCAAGTACTTCCAGGGCATCTCGAACTGGTCGGAGCGCAAGGATCCCGGCCCGCCGGTCAATCACTTCTCCTCGAAGGCTTTCCGCGACGATCTGCAGGAGACTATCCGGCGCAATGGCCTCAAGAAGAAGATCAGCGGTCCCGGCTCCAGCCAGGGTTCTGCTCTGGCCCAGGAGTCGTCCATGCCGCCGCCCAAGGACAGCTACGTCAGCCGCGAGGATATCTTGCAGCAGAAGCGCCAGAGCTTGTCCTCGCAGTTCTTGGCCAGGTCGATGCGGGGCTCTCGCGATGCCCTGGACGACCTGGAGGCCATACCGGGACCGGGCCCAGGACCAGGCCCATCCATGATATCACCCCGTGCCGAGGAGCCATCGCACAAGCGAGTGGCCTATGGTCATCGCGGCAGCAACTCCGGCAGCCACACCAACGGCCATGTGGTGAACGGAGTGACCCCCGTGCTGGTGAATGGTCGGGGTAAGAGCTACGAGCCACCTGCCCCGCCGCCGGCTGCAGTGCCTCCACTGGAGCACGGCAGCCAGCTGGGTCTCAATCCGCGACCCACCGTCCCGCAGCGACGACGTGCCATCGAAAAGAAGCTGGGTGAGCACAGCCACAGCCAACACAGCCACGCATCCCACACTTCGCACACCGGCCACCTGGGAGTCAAGTCGCAGGCTCCGCTGCCATCGCAGGTCAGCCATTTGGAGCCTCCGCCGGACTACTCGCCGCCGCCCAGGAGTCGCAGTCGGTCCTCCTCGCCGCAGGTGGACTACCTGATGACCAG AGAGGTTCCCGCCAGCACGATGACCCTCAGCcggaagcagcagcagcgcacCCGATTCGCACCCACATCCAGTTATCCGCCGGCAACTGGAGGAGGCGGTAGCCTCCGCCCCCCGGGCGCCACCTCGGCCTCCACCTCGAATCTCTCGGCCATGAGCGCAGGCGGCGGCCACGGAGGCAGCACCTCCAAGTCCAGCCGCATGGGCCAGGTGATTGGCAACTCGCTGCGGAAGCTGGTCAGCAAAATCCGCTCGGCCAGTGCTGAACGCAAGTTCCGCATGAAGTCGGCGGCCAGCAAGTCGCGCGAACAGTCGCCTAGTCCGGGACACGATCCCCGAGGAGTGGGTCCGCCGGTGACCACCTACCAGCAGTACAATGTGATCGATGGGCACATCGGCAGCCACGACTCCGAGGACTCCAATAGCGATAATCAGCGGCGCAGGGAAAGGGAACGAGAGCGAGAACGAGAGCGGGAAAGGGAGCGGGAAAGGGAGCGGGAAAGGGAGCGGGAAAGGGAGCGGGATCGAGAGCGGGATCCTCCCAAGCAGGAGGGCTCATCATCGCGGCTGAACTTCAAGCGCGCCGAGTCCGCGGATCCGCAGCTGCAGCACCTGGAGCAGGCCATCAGTCCGAGGCAGCGCTACTACCTGGGCGAGGATCCCTACTCCAGCACGCTCTACGGCAAGGAGAATCTCTACGAGCGACGCCCACGTCAGCG CAACATGGAGCGTCCGGACGAGCGGATGGAGCGCCTGGAGCGGGAGGATGACTACTACGAGTCCAGGGCCCCGCCGCCGGTGACGGCCGCCCACACGCTGGGTCGCTACCAGAAGCACGGCCAGCGCTTCAGCGGCTCCACGCCCAAtctgcaccagcagcagcaggactACCGCTCCGCCCAGACGCTGCCGCGCAAGTTGCACGAGCAGCGCTCGCAGAGATTCGGCAGCGCCCTGGAGAAGCAGCCCGCTCCGGGCAGGGGCAGCTACCTTCCTGCCCCCggacatcagcagcagcagcagcagccgcggGGCATGCCGCATAACCACAATCAAAGCCTGAACCCCAGCGCAGGTGGAAGCCCAAGCCCAAATCCCGTGCAGCCGCAGGGCCCGGCAAAGCCGGCTCGCACCTACGCCAAGGTGCTGAACCGCAGCAAGAGCTTCAACGTGCACGGCATGAACGGCAGCAACGATCCTAGTCCCATCTACATCGAGAAGCTCACCCGGAACAACTACCAGACGCGCCAGGAGCCGGCCTTTAGCTACGGCCTGGGCCAGGGCCCCAACGCCAACTACAAGTCCAACCCGCACCTCTTCTCCGGCAAGGACAACTCGCTGAAGGGCGGCCTCAAGAGTCCCTCGATTGTGAATCTCATCAGTCGCAGCCAGAAGGACCTCACCAAGATCGCCGGCGGCGACGAGGACGACGGCGGCTATCCGGAGCCGGACAAGAAGCAGCTGTATCTGCGCGGCCTGCACCAGCAGGCCCCGGACCTCTATCGGGTGATCCACGGCGACGAGGAGTACGGCGGGTCCAGGAAGTATCCGCTGCAGGCCAAGTACTCGCTGGACTCGCGCTCGCCGCCCTCCGTGGAGCTCAACAAGGACACGGCGAGCATTGTGCGGCGCGGCAGCGAGGTGGAGCCACtgcatcatcagcagcagcaccaccaccaccaccacatcCAGAGCCACCAGCAGCAGAACCTGCGACGCGGCTCGGGAGCCACCATCATTGAGCTGCGCACCGCCGCCGGCGGCCATCGCAAGTGA